The uncultured Paludibaculum sp. sequence CATATCCAGCAACGGAGCATCGACTGGGGGCTGGAATCCTTGAGCGGCCCACGACGCACTGAGCGACTGCCGCAGCGCGGCAAGGGGTTCGCCGGCGCTCCAGGCGGAGTGCTGGCAGATGCAGTAGCGGCGCTCCAGTTCCGGCGCGACTTTAGCGTTCAGGAAGGAGCTCTTCCCGACGCCGGAGCCGGCGAAGAGCAGAGTGGTGCGACGGATAAAGATACGGGCCAGAATGACGGTGAGGTCGTCGTCCCGTCCAAACAGCACTTCGCGATCGTCGCGAGTGTAGCTGGAGAGCCCTCGGAATGGATTGGGACCTACCATAGCGAGGGGGTATCCGCCCAAGCCGCCGGCGCGGCGCGGCGCTTGATTTCGCCAGCGAACTTGACGAGATCAGCAACACAGACGTTGATGGTGGGCTGAGAGAGGTACTGTGATTCGAAGTCGTTGACCCAACTGACGACGGCGTAGTCGCGTACGTCCTTGGTCAGCGCGCGCTGGTCGATGATGGTGCGATACATGGCGCGCACGTTCCAATCAGAGAAGCTGTAGCCGAGAAACAGAAAGCCGGTGTTCTGCTGACCGTCGTTCTGCATCAAACGTGTGACGGCCGCGGGGATGACACCGTCGCCCGATTCCCCCTGTCGCTTCAGGAAGGCGATGTAGTCCTCATCGGAGAGGATGATGCTGTCGTCGGTTGTTCCTGGCGGCGGGAAGAGGCAACCGTGCATCTTGTAGAGGACGGCCACCGGCTTTCGAGTGGCAACGGAAGGCAAGGTAAACAGGGCCGGCTGCTTTCCCTTGAGGCCGTCCTCGAAGTCGGCGAAGTCACTGGCGGAGAGTTCCAACCAGGACTGGAGGCTCGTGCTGGTCCGCACGGCCACGTGGTGCTGTTTGCGGCCCACGGTCAGCACAAGATAAGGGACTTTGGCGGCGTCAAAGGCCAGCTCGATCAGCTGATCGTAGTTGGTGGTGATGACCAGGTAGTCGCGCCTGGTGTTGCGCAGGTGGTGGCGCGCCGCGCGGGCGATCAGGTCCTGTGTGGGCAGCGGTTGGGTCTTGCCGGCGAAGAGCGACTCCAGATCCTTGCGATGAGGATCGCGGCCTCGGACGAACTCGTGGTAGCTGGAGACCGGCAGGAGGGAGTAGGGCCAGGAGCCGCGGTAACTGACATTGGCCGCCAGCGCGTTGGCAAGTTCACGAGCCGAGGGCGGATAGGGTTTGTGGCCAGCGATATCCATCCAGTCGGGCTCATGATTCTCGTAGTTCTGGAGATCGAAGGCTTCGCGAATCCCCTGCTTCAGGTGTTCCAGGGCCGCGCCCGAAAGACCCCAGCGCACGGCCAACTCCTCCACCTCGGCGTCGGGCG is a genomic window containing:
- a CDS encoding SIR2 family protein, with the protein product MPVLPSIPYASLVADVLAENQALIPFLGAGASIAGSPPSATPSATYPPDAEVEELAVRWGLSGAALEHLKQGIREAFDLQNYENHEPDWMDIAGHKPYPPSARELANALAANVSYRGSWPYSLLPVSSYHEFVRGRDPHRKDLESLFAGKTQPLPTQDLIARAARHHLRNTRRDYLVITTNYDQLIELAFDAAKVPYLVLTVGRKQHHVAVRTSTSLQSWLELSASDFADFEDGLKGKQPALFTLPSVATRKPVAVLYKMHGCLFPPPGTTDDSIILSDEDYIAFLKRQGESGDGVIPAAVTRLMQNDGQQNTGFLFLGYSFSDWNVRAMYRTIIDQRALTKDVRDYAVVSWVNDFESQYLSQPTINVCVADLVKFAGEIKRRAAPAAWADTPSLW